The sequence CGCTGAAAAGCGTAAGCCGGTTCCCTTGTGTAAATATAAGATAGAGTTTTATAAAAAGAGAAATAAATATAAAGACTGATAGTAAAATGTATGAAATTTTCTCTTTTTCATTTTGCACTTTACCTTTACACATTTTTAATGCCTTCTTACAAAATCTTTGTATATTTATTTTTATCTTTTTTCAACTTCTATATTACAAAAACGCTATTGCAACAATATAATTGCAAATAATGCAAATAAATAGGGCACATATTTTCCCTACCGTTAAAATGCGTGCCCTATATACTATATACTATATATTATACTCATAACATAAATTATACCCTCATTATACCTTGATAGCTTGCTCTATGGATAAATCTAATTACAACCCTGCCTTAAGCCTCTCCTGCCAATTTCAGCAATGCTTCCCATCTTTTATCCACTTCATTTTGTATTTCCTCGAGGAGTTCTTCATTGCCCTTCTTGAAGAGATGCCTGAACCTTCCCTGTGCTTTAAGGAATTCTACAACAGGCAACTTATTTTTTGGTTTATAGTTGATAATGTACCTGCCGTCAATAACTTCATACAATGGCCAGAAGCATGTGTCAACTGCCAGCTTGTTTATTACCATAAAGTCAGAAGCCTCATAACGCCATCCCCTGGGACATGGAGCCAATACGTTTAAAAATGCCGGGCCTTGGGTATAAATTGCTTTTTCAGCCTTTTCATATAAATCTCTCATATTGCCGATAGCTGCTGTTTGTGCAACATATGGGATATGATGCTTTACCATGATTTCCGTCAAGTCTTTTCTCCATTGTTTTTTACCCTGCGATACCTTGCCGGCAGGTGACGTAGTAGTATCTGCATACATGGGAGTGGCCGACGACCTCTGGATACCTGTGTTCATGTACGCTCCATTATCATAACATACATAAACCATATTATGGCCTCTCTCCATGGCACCTGAAAGGGACTGTATCCCTATATCG comes from Bacillota bacterium and encodes:
- a CDS encoding pyruvate ferredoxin oxidoreductase (catalyzes the formation of acetyl-CoA from pyruvate and coenzyme A), with the translated sequence MAYNLKEIAKKPERFTGGHRMCAGCGAPIVVRQILRALKPEDHAVIGAATGCLEVSTFLYPYTAWKDSFIHCAFENSAATISGAEAAYTALKKKGKLNQEGETKFIAFGGDGGTYDIGIQSLSGAMERGHNMVYVCYDNGAYMNTGIQRSSATPMYADTTTSPAGKVSQGKKQWRKDLTEIMVKHHIPYVAQTAAIGNMRDLYEKAEKAIYTQGPAFLNVLAPCPRGWRYEASDFMVINKLAVDTCFWPLYEVIDGRYIINYKPKNKLPVVEFLKAQGRFRHLFKKGNEELLEEIQNEVDKRWEALLKLAGEA